ATTCAGGAGGTTTTATCCCCTCAAACTTTTACCACATTTCCGGCAAAACCAATCCTGCCGATTGTTTATCCCGTGGTCTAACCGCTTCACAGTTTATGGTTAAACGGTCCCTCCTGGGCAGTGTTAAATgtgcaatttaaaattaaatgttttaaattgcgCCCGAGAGCTGCAACAGCGCCAATAATGGCTTGGCTGACTTACCAAAGTGTAGATTAACGATTTCTAAACCTTTTACTCAGGTTGGCGTGGATTTCGGTGGACCTTTATTATATACCCCTATTCGAAGACGGGGTAGAAgaagtgaaaaaaattatccaATCCAAGCAATTTATTCGGATAATGGAACTAATTTTATTGGTGCACGTTCCTATTTAACTCCAAAATTTCATTCTTTCTAACGCATTCAGTGAGAACTTTCGCTCCGTATTGAATGAAAATCGTATTACATGGCAAATTATTCCGCCTAACGCTCCACACTCTGGTGATAGTTGGGAAGCGGCAATAAAAAGTGTAAAGACACATTTATTCCGGGTGATAGGTAAACAATTGTTATCTTATGACGAGTTGTTAACGGTTTTAAGTCAAATTGAAGCAATTCTTAATTCCAGGCCTTTAGGCATACTAAGTGAAGATCCTTGTGAACCAAGTCCCTTGACTCCAGCtcattgtttaaatttaaatctaacaTTGAAGAAGAAAGGATGCAACTCCTTTCTCGGTCCATTTATTGGATAAATTAGTTCAATCATACTAGAAAAGATGGAGTAATGAAATGAACATACGTTACAAACCTGTGTTTTCCAATTATTGTACAAGATTgacttttcatcacaggtctGTACCTGTAcacattattgtgccggttgagtaacgcagcagtcgacgcgcgtttgccgatTTGCCTTACTCAATTTGTAAGGTATTCTTACTTTCAAGTTTTTTCACCTTCCCAATTTTAATCCCTTTAACTGGGTACAATGGAtacaattttatcactaacaccgcagcctgcagctaactcagACGTAGTTTGCGGTAGATCTGCTTCCACAAAAGCCTTGAATTCTTCATTATCAAGTTTGGTCTcgggccgtccacggggcttgttctgcaggtcgaaatttcgaGAACAAAAACATTGGAACTAAAACGCAAGGTGCTTTCTTTTGCGACACCGTCGCCATACACATTGATCCTTCGAGCCGTTTCAGCACCCCTAGCGCCACGGCGGAACAAGTGCTCATATATAACGtgatatttcatgttttccattttataaatacttatagacgcaaagaaaaaaaatgaattatggATTTCGAAAAACAAACGAGTAAATAACTGTACataattgaatttggaattcctaaccaaagaggagatattCGATGTCAGTGGCCAcaacgacaaaacgccaatttcatatgttttattttaatataaaacttgaaatttataagatttacaataaataaaagctcATTCTGAGATTTCAAGCTACTCCTTTTtcgttatacaaaatataaagaatatactCACACACCGCCGCCGTCGCAGAACTTGCGGCTCTCGCGGGGAGTGTCCGCTCGGTGCTCCATTTCTAGTTCGCTGTCCGGTATTTCccaaggatcttcccgcgccCGAGCCGCCCGTCCTCTTTCTTCCAAtcttgaaaattaaaacattgtcCGTCACGAATTCTTAAAAACTGCCAAATTAGTGATGATCCATTAGAACATCGTTGCAACACACACCTGTTGTGCTGTACATCGGGAAGGGCGTGCGGCAAGGGCGCTCCGTAAGTAGCGGTGTCGGCGGTGGCAGGGGCGGGAGCGGCAGCGGATAGGTGAGCGACGCGGGGCAGAGCGTCGTCAGCGCGCAGCACGGGCAGAGTTCGGGATAAGTAGCGCAGAGTATGGTTGCGAATCAGCTCACTAAAACAACATGTATGGTCAGGATGTGACATTAATGTGAAACTTTTTATCCCGGACAAGctaattcttatattttgtatgtatgttggTATGCTTAAGATACATATCGAGACTATTAGAGCGAGAAAATATGGGTAACAAATGAACGATCTACTTTGTAGTAGTTCCTCTGAGTGGGAGATGTCGTATGACTCACAAAGGATATGGTTCACCGTTGGGGCTCTGGCCCATGGGGTTACGGGGTATAAGTCCCCGGTTGAGGTCTCCGCAAAGGTTGTTAGCGCTTACGTGGGCCTTGGACTCGCTCGCTTCGGGACATTCCGATGCCACCTGTCGGTACGGTGGTGGGCGGACCCTGTAACATCAATCATTTTATTTGCCAgtaaaaatagttaatttattgttagagCCAACCGGTGAAAGTTTAAACGGCGCCGGCGCAAGTCGTAAACATGTTTGTGttgtatttaaacaatattctgtttttaaattgcaatCTCGTTTataatatctacataataaacCTTACCTCGGTGGCGTTGCGTTTGGCGACTCGACGAAGGCGTAATATCCTTCTGGCGGCTCTTCTGGGTCGGTGTGATTGTCGCCGGAAGCCGGGAGGGTCTTAGTTTCCCCTGCAAGTGAAGCGGAGGGCTCATCCGCCTGGATGATTACTGTAAATGTCTGGAAAAATAGAGATGGATGTGTTTATCATTATTCACATTCATAAATTGTGTATTAATTCATCTTCTTATAGTAACTGGTGTTTGAAATCTGCTCCTTAAAGCCGTAAAATAAATACGTgcatatacaatacatacaaaCAAGTGAGACGCGTCGAAGCGGAATGCAGGTCAGAGTAACGGACGAGTAACCGTATCTTAGAGACATGCGTGTCTCACCTGCCCTAGTCGCTGACAATActgtaatttcaatatttcgattttgaaaagatttttaatctttACTATATCACCTTAAATAACCTCTAGGTAGTCACGGACGATAGGGATGTCTGTTTGGCTTTCCAAATTGAATTTCATATTTTCCTAATTAAAGTCCTAGTTGAAGTGATTAAACTTCGGCGAACACTCTATTGGGATCGCCAATAAAGATCTTAAGGGACTGAAATATTTACCGAATAACCAGCATGGGCGGTGCAtaagtaataacaaaaaaaacactaaatgATAGCGAAACTGTTAACTAGAAACTAGgtgaaataatttctaaatttcGTAATTCGAATGAAAAGTGAAATGCTACTTACGAGCACTTATCCGAGTCatcattataatacaatttgtgCTTTGATACGCTTATATCgacatttgtattgtattatgcTGCTCTTCGCTGTTCGATACGTGTAGTTAGGTTGGAtcattaacttaataatactTTCATCGTATCTGTTTGAAAATTATGTCTGATTTAAAATTGAGATTCTATTGTCTTTGTTTCTAGGTCAATTTTTGTAAACAGGcgattttattcataaaaaaatatattttatttatagattattaaaattccTTATTAACACTTAAcgattttttataagtttacatGACCAAAGAGTTTTCCTTTTGAGTCTACTTTCTCAGTCTTTATAAGATTTGAGGTCAACCGCCGCCGCGTGAGAGCTTTTTATCTAAATTGGGAAATTTTGCTCTCAATTGTTTACTGTTACGTCTATCTAGGTATAATCTTCTATGTTACATTTAAATCTAGACACCTTAATAAGGGTCACCGCATATATACAGGATGGCTAAAAAGTCGTGGATCAAACGCAACTAGGGGTTAGATGGGGTCATCAGctgcaaaaataaattctacagGTCCTTAAACTCGACCCCTGcagagttataatttattttgcgttttcataagaaaatttacatttttcacTAATTCTTCGACAAATCTACACCTGTGTCTTTTATATACTATCCACTAGATTGGTACTGATAAGATCTTGCGTTAGACATACTATTTATGGTTGTTAAACccagtattaaaaataatattaagttttacaaaatgaaaatatctCAAATCATAACTTCTTGTTTACTTCGAAACacactgttaaaaaatatactctaCCGAAAAGTGACCCTGTATTACAAGTTTGGCGCATTTAATAGGGATTCTACAAATTAGACATGGCCATGACTGGCTCTAATTTGTTTCTAGgacgaaaaacaaaacaacatttGTTCTACAGTACCATAAACTCGACGTTTAAGGATCTTCCGTAGAACATTTTTTTCCAGCTGATGACCCCATCTAACTCCTAGTTGTGTGATCCACGACTTTTTGGCCACACTGTATTAGTACATTTCATGTGTATTgcgtttgtaaaattttaatgatgataattaataaaatttgaatctTCATCGGTGTGTAAACTTACATAAGGCATTCATGAAGGTAATCAGAGCTGACAAGTCATTATTCATTATTCCCGCTAAGCAATTGAAGAACATTGACTTCTCATACTATGAATTTGTACGTCACACTAATAACGTGTGCTAAATATCATTTTGGACTACGCACTATTAGGGgtgttcaataaataaatgtaatgattgatttgattatcctatattaaatgttattttccttgcctatttccttaaaatatgTGTACCGCGGCGACTAAGATCTTCAAATTTATGCCCCCCTTCTTTAACCGcgaaaattgataaaaatcaCTGGCTTCTTGTGATTTTTCCTGTGAATAAGGAACAATCGGAAACCAGCTTTTATTAATAGCAGCAATCGCAATTCGGGCGGAAATCATTTCTTCTGCtatgaaataaatagtaatacgAGGAACCGCCAAGATAATGatttcaactattttaatCATATGTTCAGTCACCACTGATGTAGGCCGCCCTGTGCGGGGGTCGACGGTAATGGAAGTTCTTCTTGCTTGAACTCAGCACACCAACGCACCACCAATACGTCTCCATATTGGTTGTGAGTTGGTGTGCTGAGTATGAATCCCTAATTTTCCCTATCCATTTTTAAGAATACGTTCAGACACGACGCAAACAAATTACtttgattgattgttttttattattattgtttctaatgcagacacaaaaaaaatctagtcTAGTCACGAAAAATCAAGTCTCTGGACTATGCTtgtctgatttttttttgtctaaagAGAATGTATCGCATTACCACTATTTATTGAACGCCCCACGTATATGTATTAAGTATACCTAATATTCGAAGTCGAGACTTGGAGCGAAGTATGACCTGCGTATGTATGTCAAACCCAATAGAGCCTCCTCTTACTTAATTtacttatgttaaaatattacccTCAGTTTATAATATGATCTTTGTTCGAGGCGATGAGGCTAAACTTGGGAGGCACTCCACTCTAAATGTAGAGGGCTGAGCTCCTCGTCTCCAGGATGTAGCCCCACGCTTTCTTGTACCAATTATCGTATCACCACCCGAGTGGTATAATAAATTGGGCCAATGATATAATAAAGCTATTCCGGTAGCACCAGGAGtggtattgttttttaattaaattttttggcaTTTGAAAAACTTTACTATCTAGATGCGATCGGAAAACATTTGTTCGATACATAGTAATATCTCGTCTTATtgcttacatacaaaaaacataCACTGCAGCTACACCAATAATATTCttacagataaataaatagcgcACTGGGCTTTGCAGTATTTGCTAATTAATTTGGTCcgtggttttatttaaatatctcttttctaatttatttagtgtttgtataaatgtctttaattaaatgtacaaCAGGTAGATAATAATCACATCCAGTAAACTTTTCAGTGTCAGTAGGTCAAATAGTAAAATCCGTGGATTAACAATCTCgtagtttataaatatcaccgtatatttgtaattttaatttacatatttaaataagtatcaAGTCCTCGTAGATTCTCGGAATTTGCAGTAATTTATCCCAAAAATAACTATACGTACCTATTATCAGTGTTATAGAATCTATAACATTTTCGTatactttaatatagatttttttagaatacaaGTTTATTGAGATTAGCATTGCTTTAGCATTTGATTTTCTGAGGtgcttttaaacaaaaaagaaaaaacctaGAACTTTTAATACCTGTGTTTACTTCATCATGTTccatatctatctatctatctctCAGTGCTAATCATTAGCCTACATACTGAGGAAAGTAGAATTAAGTATAAGGGCAGTGACCGCCCCCGGCACTGTGTGAAGGCCGACTAACAGGCGGTATGACGTCAGTTTTGATGAAACTGGACCACAAAGCCTTAGCCTCCATTCGGCAAAGACcagaaatatacttttattatactatttatactTTTGTTCAACACTGTACAGATGTCAATAGATCATACTTATATCTTATAGAATATTAGTTCACTTAacgaaataatgtttaaatttcaatatagttatattaagtCGAACATAACGAAACTATGTACATTATAACaccattaatttatgttttgttataatattagtaaactGAAAAAGTTAGAGAGAAGGAGGTATAATAAATCATCATCAAATCAAAACCGAGCCGAATATCAGTTCGGAGGTCTGTTGATACGATATTCATGGCGCATGCGTAACGGCATCGCATTCTTCAACACAATCTAACATACTCTGATGATTTCTAAGCGTGACACTGTTTaggacaatattattaatttatcacttCTTTACTACTCgtcatattttaatgttattgatTGAGATATGGGATTCTTATTATTACTGCTGTCGGCAGTTGTGTTTCCTTTTACACGAGATGTACAGAGACGTCAAGATCTTACCTAGGTATACCTAACTTTATTCTTTCTAATTAGCTGGCGTCAAACTTAATGTTATAAAGCGAGTGTAACGGTGGTAAAAGGGCTTCTACCGGATTGCCACATAACTGTGACTGACACAGATAGCAACGTATCGTGCTGGGAGCGCTTTCTTAACTAGACCATAACATTGCCGTTCCGCTTACACTTCTTACAATACACAGTTGCACACGGAAACCAACGTGCTTTATTGCCACGAACTAATCAATTCTCAAAGTTCAAGaactactttttattaaattattaattcattcGCCAGTTTTGTAAAAAGCGACGCATTAACGCGTGTTTAAACAGACAACTTAGTGGTTCGTGGTGGACGAAGTTAGAGTTCACAttcttaaacatttatttaataaaaaacaatttcaattcaTTCACATTCATCATAGTTTAATGTGTGAACATTAAACTATACATGTAccgaaaagtttttataccCTTATGAAAATTCTGTTCAATTTGCTATTAAAAGGACCGACCGGAAAAAAAGACCCGATCGGGTGACTGTgtggttatattttattcattggGCCTAAAACCGCATAAACGTAGTTAGGTTTAAACTCACCAAAAGAAGCAGGAACCGCAACATTTTGTTCTGAATTGTATCTTAAACACAAAATAGCTATCTACTTTCTATTGAACGTCACCGCATTTCACAACGCTCACTTGACGCTTAACACTGCTCACTACTGAGTGCTGATTGCAGACTGCTGAGATGTAAGAGCATCAATAGCGGGGAATGCGGTGAAAGGACGCCTCTCCGTGGTTGTGACCCAGCGCATTATTCCTTCAACTTTTCTAGCGATCAAATAATCATTGGGAACAGCATAAGGGTAGTTATTTGTTCAAATTTAAAGAAgtgatataaattatagagAAGTTCATCTTCACaaatgaaattaatgaaaactcTTCTCTATATGTAAACCTATTTAATCACTTCCCTGaacttgtttaaataattgcagtGGGAACTTTACAATGCTTTCAATGAAAAGGTGTTCAGATTTTTAAAGGAACAGAGtctgtatataatatgtgtaCCTGCGATTTTATACgcatattaattgtttatatagaaattaagatttaataaaaatatattatttaaatatattacgaaTTCGTAATATTAACATGGGCGAAAGCATTAAACTGCAACTTTCCGTTTATGAATTCTAGTCCCATTGAGACTCTCACACGGAATACGGTATTATAACTATTACAAACACATAGACACTACTTAGAATAAGCCGCTTAAAGTTATTGCATATTTAAGTGCGTGCAGTAGACTTCATTAATggtgcaaaaaaaaattgtatattcaaTTGGACATTCTGAAGATATGGACTGATTTGACAGTGGAGACATTAAAGTAACGCCTACAAGTTAGACAGTAATAAAGCGCCTGTCAGTATTTAAGAgctaatagttttaaatacagCTTTTCGAAAATTAGTCTCAAAGATTTCAATAATACCGCAATTACTATTGCGGATGGTAGCgttgttatttatttgaagaGTTGAGTGAATAGGTTAACTATATTCAGATACGTAAACTttaatgaaggaaaacatattCATGTTTTTTTAGGTTACGTATTTAGGTCAGTTAAAGACATGTTTAGGTGAATTACCTGAAGTTGTGAGTTTACCTACGAGGAAAAACTGTCACTGATAACTATAATGCTATTTTCCTGTTTGTAGATAAAGGCGAATCAGCTGACACAAAGGCGACACTTTCTTGCTGTATCGTAAGATGGTGCACGCGTCGTGTTTGGTTATTTATTGGTTTGTTTGTGTGTTCAGCTCTGTTAAAGGTAAATTTAAACGATACAAGTAAGATT
This portion of the Pieris brassicae chromosome 6, ilPieBrab1.1, whole genome shotgun sequence genome encodes:
- the LOC123710630 gene encoding uncharacterized protein LOC123710630; this encodes MEAKALWSSFIKTDVIPPTFTVIIQADEPSASLAGETKTLPASGDNHTDPEEPPEGYYAFVESPNATPPRVRPPPYRQVASECPEASESKAHVSANNLCGDLNRGLIPRNPMGQSPNGEPYPFELIRNHTLRYLSRTLPVLRADDALPRVAHLSAAAPAPATADTATYGAPLPHALPDVQHNRLEERGRAARAREDPWEIPDSELEMEHRADTPRESRKFCDGGGVFCMLYRAINGDSAGPERREDPGVAPHTPHGPHRYEGPPTPCPARVEYATPVFARNYQGVWRYVVQIPYEGYFTQTVEVTRCMQSRCHYLEGGCLSSPRWVSLLVAEMHYPSTPQQPDYQQFGTQTGEVTTEKPMHCDGHDELGCYQVRLYYDWFLVPGSCKCWRPDYFARYVRRRHNEL